A stretch of DNA from Vicinamibacterales bacterium:
GGCGAGATTACCAAATCTGGACCGCGAAGGACACCATGGGTACCACGGGCACCAAGACGGTTGAGAATCGATGCGGGCGATCGGCCTCCATTCGGAATGGCCGTCTGCGATCTACCCTTCGACTCAGTTGTGTTGACCAACGTTTCGCGCAGGGGACGCCCGTTTCAGAGAGTGCGCGGCGCTTGATGCATGGTCAACACAAGTGAGCTCAGGGTTTAGAATGCAGTACGTGTCGTCGCCTGGATCCACTGGAGGAACTGCATGCGGGCCGTGACCAGAATGGCGGTCGCCATCATCGTCGCCATCATCAGCATCGCCAGTGTCGCGTCTGCCGCGCCGCCGGCCAGGCCGGCCGTTCTTCGCGCCGCGACGCACGTGATCGTGGTGACGCTCGACGGCCTGCGCTGGCAGGAGGTCTTCCGCGGCGCCGAGCGCGAGCTGTTCGGCAAGGATGCGGAGAAGCCCGAGCCGCCGCCGGCGGTCAAGCGGTTCTGGCGCGACACGCCCGAGGCGCGGCGCGCGGCGCTCATGCCGTTCCTCTGGAGCGTCGTGGCCGAGCGGGGCCAGGTGTTCGGCGATCCCTCGCGCAACAGCCTGTCGCACGTGACCAACGGCCTGTGGTTCTCGTACCCGGGCTATGCGGAGATGCTGTCGGGCATAGCCGACGCACGGATCGACAGCAACAAGCAGATACAAAATCCCAACGTGACCGTGCTCGAGTGGCTGAACGACCGCCCCGGCTTCCGCGGACGCGTCGCCGCATTTGGCGCGTGGGACCTGCTCCCGTTCATCCTCAACGTCGAGCGGAGCAGGTTGGTGGTTGGCGACGGCTATCCGCCCGTGCCGAAGCCGGTCACGGACCGCGAGCGGGCGATCAACGACCTCGCCGACGACCTGCCGCCGCTCTGGGACGGCGCGCCGTTCGACGCGCCGATCATGCAGGCCGCGCTCGAGTGCCTGCGGACGCGCAAGCCGCGGGTGCTCTACGTGATGCTCGGCGAGACGGACGAGTGGGCGCACGAGCCGCGATACGACCTGTATCTCGACGCGGCCTGGCGCGGCGACCGCTTCATCCGGCGCATCTGGGAAGCGGCGCAGGCGATGCCGGAGTATCGGGGCCGAACGGCGCTCGTCGTGGCAACCGACCACGGACGCGGCGCGACGCCGGCCGACTGGACCGACCACGGCCGCAAGGTGCCCGCCGCCGAGCGGACGTGGATGGCCGTGATGGGGCCGGGAACGCCGGCGCTGGGCGTTCGCGCTGGCGACACCGTGGCGACCGCCCAGATTGCGGCGACGATCGCGGCTCTCGTGGGCGAGGATTTCCGGAAGGCCGTGCCGGCCGTCGCTCCTGCACTGCCTGGCGTGACCCGCTGAGTCTTCCCGCAGTGGCGGCGGGCCTCAAGCGCGAGCAGGCACGAGGCGGCGGGGACGCCCGGCGTCGATGGCGGGCGCCCCCGGATTGCTACCGCAATTCAACCAGGATCAGCTCGAACGGCTTTCCGCCCGTGTTCTGAGGCAGGTGTTTCTGGTTGTCATTCCACAGCACCTGTCCTGGCTTGACGTCCGCGGTAGTCGTCGTGCCGTCCCCGAGCGTGAACGTCGTCTGACCGTCGGTGAGGAAGACGGCGACGCTGGCGGGGTGCGTGTGCATGACGGACTTCTCGTTCGGTGCGTAATGGATCCGCAGGACGCGGACCCTGTCATTCTGCAGCACCACCTTGTAGTGCTTCGGATCCACGGCGACCGAATCTTCGGACGCCGGGAGCGCGGTCATGGCGGCGCCGGGCTTCGTCTTGAGTTCCACCTGGATGACCTCGCCGGCCTTGGCACTCAGGTTCTGGCTGGAATGTCTCTCAGGATCGCTCCACGTCGCCTGGCCTGCCTTCGCGTCACCCTCTCGTGCCTTTCCGTCGGCAGAGGTGAACCGCGTCTTGTTCGCGGACAGCGAAATGCTCACGAGCGCCGGGTGCTCGTGCATCGGCACCTTGTCGCCAGGGGCTTCGGCCCAGCGCAGGACGCGCACGTAGTCGTTCTCCAAGACGACCTTGCACTGGTTCGGCGCGACCGCCACGGGATCCTGAGCTGAGGCGGTAACGGCCGCAAGGCCCAACAGCGCACACACGATCAGCATTCTCTGCACAACTGTCTCCTTCCGGGACCCGAAGACGACGGGTTCCCTATCCAAACCTCCGTGGAAACGGACGAAAGGCACCCGGCCGCACTGCACCCTGAGAACCTGGCCACACCGCGGTTCAGGGTCAGTACGGCTGCTCGACGGGTTGGCTGTTTTGTTTGCCCAAGAAGAAGCGTACACGAAAGGAGCGCAGTGGCCGAGAACATTTGCGGATGAGCAATGGGATTGTCAGCCAGGCGGGTGCGCCTGTGGTGCCTGGCGTCGTGCGCTGAGCGCCGGGGCACCTACTTCAGCTCGCTGCCGGGCTCGGGTATACTGTGTATTCTCCCCTCCGGTGCCGGAGTGGCGAAACTGGCAGACGCGCGGGACTCAAAATCCCGTTCCCTTTACTGGGAGTGTGGGTTCGATTCCCTCCTCCGGCACCAAACCACTCGGTAATTCAACGTGTTTACCGGTCGTGGCGCTCAGCAGAGGCGCCTCGAAATATCCCAACCGTAGTGAAACCGTAGTGAACCGAAAGGGCCGTCTCTTTGGCCGCGCGTTATCACGGTGCGGCGGCGCAAGTTGGCGGTGTCCGGCAGAGGCGGTGTCGCACATGCGCCCGCCCGTCCAGCACTGTACAGCTTCGTGATAAGATATCATCGGTGCCAAAAGGCAGTCGGCGCGAGGCGACCCCCAAAGCCCGGCGCACGGCGACTACCATTTCTCGGGTTGCACCGGTAGACGCCCCGCTCACCGCAGAAGCAACGCCTACCCGTTCACATCGCCCGGCCC
This window harbors:
- a CDS encoding alkaline phosphatase family protein; translated protein: MRAVTRMAVAIIVAIISIASVASAAPPARPAVLRAATHVIVVTLDGLRWQEVFRGAERELFGKDAEKPEPPPAVKRFWRDTPEARRAALMPFLWSVVAERGQVFGDPSRNSLSHVTNGLWFSYPGYAEMLSGIADARIDSNKQIQNPNVTVLEWLNDRPGFRGRVAAFGAWDLLPFILNVERSRLVVGDGYPPVPKPVTDRERAINDLADDLPPLWDGAPFDAPIMQAALECLRTRKPRVLYVMLGETDEWAHEPRYDLYLDAAWRGDRFIRRIWEAAQAMPEYRGRTALVVATDHGRGATPADWTDHGRKVPAAERTWMAVMGPGTPALGVRAGDTVATAQIAATIAALVGEDFRKAVPAVAPALPGVTR
- a CDS encoding cupin domain-containing protein, translating into MLIVCALLGLAAVTASAQDPVAVAPNQCKVVLENDYVRVLRWAEAPGDKVPMHEHPALVSISLSANKTRFTSADGKAREGDAKAGQATWSDPERHSSQNLSAKAGEVIQVELKTKPGAAMTALPASEDSVAVDPKHYKVVLQNDRVRVLRIHYAPNEKSVMHTHPASVAVFLTDGQTTFTLGDGTTTTADVKPGQVLWNDNQKHLPQNTGGKPFELILVELR